One genomic region from Halococcus qingdaonensis encodes:
- a CDS encoding DUF7119 family protein, which translates to MTPDDAADGPTDRESPVGQPVVRGDPTFAGEHAQQAVQFDPDDPDSLGRAADIVERFADDSIGAADSVYMLRGAAACAALVRGEGSYKAAAERADEGVTVSFIRKWARVHDLPRPIRQYVATGDIAPTAAKHIARVTDRSRYLLAWAVLDGDLTVREVRSVASAINAGTDPEAVLDAHDVTLGEMTLRLPRETYTDLRRQAAREGVDPAVLVAEALDEQSTDPATAERY; encoded by the coding sequence ATGACCCCCGACGACGCAGCCGACGGGCCGACCGACCGCGAGTCACCCGTCGGCCAGCCGGTCGTCCGGGGTGATCCGACCTTTGCCGGCGAACACGCCCAGCAGGCGGTCCAGTTCGATCCCGACGATCCCGACAGCCTCGGGCGTGCCGCCGACATCGTCGAGCGCTTCGCCGACGATTCGATCGGGGCGGCCGACAGCGTCTACATGCTTCGCGGGGCGGCCGCGTGTGCCGCACTCGTCCGTGGCGAGGGCTCCTACAAGGCGGCCGCCGAGCGAGCCGACGAGGGCGTCACGGTCTCGTTCATCCGGAAATGGGCACGCGTCCACGACCTCCCGCGGCCGATCCGCCAGTACGTCGCCACCGGCGACATCGCCCCGACGGCAGCCAAGCATATCGCGCGCGTCACCGACCGATCCCGATATCTCCTCGCGTGGGCCGTGCTCGACGGCGATCTCACCGTCCGCGAGGTGCGCTCGGTCGCGAGCGCGATCAACGCCGGCACCGATCCCGAGGCGGTGCTCGACGCCCACGACGTCACTCTCGGCGAGATGACGCTGCGCCTCCCACGCGAGACCTACACCGATCTCAGACGCCAGGCCGCACGGGAAGGCGTCGATCCCGCAGTGCTGGTCGCGGAGGCGCTTGACGAGCAGTCGACCGATCCTGCAACCGCCGAACGGTACTGA
- a CDS encoding YncE family protein, translating to MFTGNAKDGTVSLSDAETFEPIKSIDTYPDQNKEDKLEDSLDHSTPKLLNTFLRENYLEHANVSPDGRTLYASRGHVGDILAIDIETGEKLWETDPVTLRTDHQVISDNGDYLYTSDLTSNQIIKIDADTGTIVGKVSIRNFPHGNHLHQIPSLGNEKMLINGSLGNMVYPDSNWDPLPHQLSFVDPESMQTVRTVDFENGVRPFAITEDGQKIYVQISYFHGFHEYDTKKDRITRTRYLPKTNHVPERERDFPVQSAHHGIGLSGDGKYIYVAGTTSWYAAIIRRADFELVETIPVGKYPYWVQTTPDGDHAFVPVRGENEISVINYANAEEVARIPASGGPHVIESETVPEEVL from the coding sequence ATGTTCACCGGAAATGCAAAGGACGGAACGGTCAGCCTCTCCGACGCCGAAACCTTCGAGCCGATCAAGTCAATCGATACCTACCCGGACCAAAATAAAGAGGACAAGTTGGAAGATTCTCTTGACCATTCCACACCAAAACTGTTGAACACGTTCCTCCGAGAGAACTACCTAGAACACGCGAATGTCTCGCCGGACGGCCGGACGCTGTATGCTTCCCGGGGTCACGTTGGCGACATCCTGGCCATCGACATCGAGACCGGTGAGAAACTCTGGGAGACAGACCCCGTCACTCTCCGTACCGACCATCAGGTGATCTCCGATAACGGCGATTATCTCTATACCTCCGATCTCACCTCCAATCAGATCATCAAGATTGACGCCGATACGGGCACCATCGTAGGGAAAGTGTCCATTCGAAACTTTCCTCATGGCAACCACCTCCATCAAATCCCGAGCCTTGGGAACGAGAAGATGCTCATCAACGGTAGCCTTGGGAACATGGTCTATCCGGACTCCAATTGGGACCCCCTCCCGCACCAACTCTCGTTCGTCGACCCCGAGTCGATGCAAACGGTGCGTACGGTCGACTTCGAAAACGGCGTTCGTCCGTTTGCCATCACCGAAGACGGCCAGAAGATCTACGTACAGATTTCATATTTCCACGGATTCCACGAGTACGACACGAAGAAAGACCGAATAACCCGCACCCGATACCTGCCGAAGACCAACCACGTCCCAGAACGCGAGCGTGACTTCCCTGTCCAGTCGGCCCATCACGGTATCGGTCTCTCGGGCGACGGCAAGTACATCTATGTCGCCGGAACCACCTCGTGGTACGCTGCGATTATCCGCCGAGCCGACTTCGAGCTGGTCGAAACGATTCCAGTGGGCAAGTACCCCTACTGGGTGCAGACAACCCCCGACGGCGACCACGCATTCGTCCCGGTGAGGGGCGAAAACGAAATTTCGGTCATCAACTACGCGAATGCAGAAGAAGTTGCCCGCATCCCAGCCAGTGGCGGGCCACACGTGATAGAATCCGAGACAGTACCTGAAGAGGTTCTTTGA
- a CDS encoding penicillin acylase family protein encodes MRDKIPAVELLTDAHGVTHVYVEDRDEYVDEDELYALSYANGYVQARDRLFEMDALRHIGYGDSASVLGPMQLDSDVQVTRDLYSRDELKAQYDAASTVTRVALEGFSGGVNRRLIECLVDRDLPAEFLALGHAPEPWSPVDSVAVLAYMVGFFGVDGGTELENAKNFAELADSLGDERASYEAYGDLNWLSIPDEHSPTIDAAELTVESDESIPGYETVPDEQLELAHAAADAEPWGIDAEVLNGGIGASVRRATGALSGFRWGSNALAVAGEHTDTGGPMLFGGPQMGYFAPPVIHEIGLHGAGFDVAGVGVVGTPGVVIGRTPEFAWTVTSGYDDQVDTIAVEVHPEDRHRYRWNGEWRRMETETVVHRPSLLGALGNGDWPRGTVEQELAYIEERGDSMPVVAWNPDEHVAWCQRTTTRGDELEGVFAWAELGRQESFEEFETQLAEFPFTFNFIYADDEDIAFVHTGKVPDRNPSLDHRFPAPGSDHRWESMTTGTGMNMTVRNPDSGYFVQWNNAPVAGWRAGDAAGRWGSIHRVDLLDDLTQDAIADGPLSLDDVAGILRDVATRSPIAGASTPVFVEAAREAGMDAIADELERWAAAEYTWETENGRYLPGFAIWETVRRELQELAFRDELGDRTPELRFDPPTEIDLGADEDPHAGDHGRTIREVTVVDALAGRTGHDWLGEDREKTVQTALERARETLADRFGTGDPSAWRQEARTTGFMAISAAEGPEIELVNRGSWNQVVSLATGEGRGILPPGNSGHLRLGELPKAVVGDPPARLTDQLEPYESFEYKPFPIERSAVEANAERHESLSVWRQSGLSGQALGVLSRWFRER; translated from the coding sequence ATGCGCGATAAGATACCAGCGGTCGAGTTGCTGACCGACGCACACGGCGTCACGCACGTCTATGTCGAGGACCGCGACGAGTACGTCGACGAGGACGAACTGTATGCGCTCTCGTATGCGAACGGCTACGTGCAGGCCCGCGACCGACTGTTCGAGATGGACGCGCTCCGGCACATCGGCTACGGTGACAGCGCAAGCGTACTCGGGCCGATGCAGCTCGACTCGGATGTGCAAGTTACACGTGACCTCTACTCTCGCGACGAACTGAAAGCTCAGTACGACGCTGCAAGTACCGTTACGCGGGTTGCGCTCGAAGGCTTTTCCGGTGGTGTGAATCGACGACTGATAGAGTGCCTCGTAGACCGCGACCTTCCGGCGGAATTTCTCGCGCTCGGCCACGCCCCCGAGCCGTGGTCACCGGTCGATAGCGTCGCGGTCCTCGCGTACATGGTCGGCTTCTTCGGCGTCGATGGCGGCACAGAACTGGAGAACGCGAAGAACTTTGCCGAACTGGCCGACTCCCTCGGCGACGAGCGAGCGTCCTACGAGGCCTACGGCGACCTGAACTGGCTGTCGATTCCCGACGAACACTCCCCCACCATCGATGCCGCGGAACTAACGGTTGAGAGCGATGAATCGATTCCCGGCTATGAGACCGTTCCCGACGAGCAGTTAGAACTCGCCCATGCCGCGGCCGATGCGGAGCCGTGGGGTATCGATGCCGAGGTGCTCAACGGTGGCATCGGTGCGTCGGTTCGGCGGGCGACCGGCGCGCTCTCGGGCTTTCGGTGGGGATCGAACGCGCTCGCGGTCGCTGGCGAGCACACCGATACCGGCGGACCGATGCTGTTCGGCGGCCCGCAGATGGGATATTTTGCCCCACCGGTCATCCACGAAATCGGTCTTCATGGTGCCGGCTTCGACGTCGCCGGCGTCGGCGTGGTCGGCACGCCGGGCGTCGTCATCGGCCGCACACCCGAATTCGCGTGGACGGTCACCAGTGGCTACGATGACCAGGTCGATACCATCGCGGTCGAAGTTCATCCCGAAGACCGTCATCGGTATCGGTGGAACGGCGAGTGGCGGCGGATGGAGACGGAGACCGTCGTTCATCGGCCATCACTCCTCGGTGCGCTCGGTAACGGTGACTGGCCCCGTGGAACCGTCGAGCAAGAACTCGCCTACATCGAAGAGCGGGGAGATTCGATGCCCGTCGTCGCGTGGAACCCCGACGAGCACGTCGCGTGGTGTCAACGCACCACGACGCGAGGCGACGAACTTGAGGGCGTGTTCGCGTGGGCCGAACTCGGTCGACAGGAGAGTTTCGAGGAGTTCGAGACACAGCTTGCCGAGTTCCCCTTTACGTTCAATTTCATCTACGCCGACGACGAGGACATCGCGTTCGTCCACACCGGGAAGGTCCCCGATCGCAATCCCTCCCTCGACCATCGGTTTCCTGCCCCCGGCAGCGACCACCGCTGGGAATCGATGACGACCGGCACAGGAATGAACATGACGGTGCGAAATCCCGATTCGGGGTATTTCGTCCAGTGGAACAACGCGCCCGTCGCGGGCTGGCGGGCCGGCGACGCCGCGGGACGGTGGGGGTCGATCCATCGTGTCGACCTGCTCGACGACCTCACGCAGGACGCCATCGCGGACGGTCCGCTCTCGCTCGACGACGTGGCGGGCATCCTTCGAGACGTCGCAACCCGAAGCCCGATAGCCGGTGCTTCGACGCCCGTCTTCGTCGAAGCGGCCCGCGAGGCTGGGATGGACGCCATCGCCGACGAACTCGAACGGTGGGCCGCTGCGGAGTACACGTGGGAGACTGAAAACGGACGGTATCTTCCCGGATTTGCGATCTGGGAGACGGTGCGTAGAGAGCTACAGGAACTCGCCTTTAGGGACGAACTCGGTGACCGGACGCCCGAACTCCGGTTCGACCCGCCGACCGAAATCGACCTCGGCGCGGACGAGGACCCCCACGCCGGCGATCACGGCCGCACCATCCGCGAGGTCACGGTCGTCGATGCGCTCGCCGGACGGACGGGCCACGACTGGCTCGGCGAGGACCGCGAAAAAACGGTGCAAACCGCGCTCGAACGCGCACGCGAGACGCTGGCCGACCGATTCGGGACCGGAGACCCATCGGCGTGGCGGCAGGAAGCAAGAACGACCGGATTCATGGCCATCAGTGCGGCTGAGGGTCCGGAAATCGAGTTGGTCAACCGTGGGAGTTGGAATCAGGTCGTCTCGCTCGCCACCGGCGAAGGAAGGGGTATCCTGCCGCCCGGCAACTCGGGCCATCTTCGACTCGGCGAGCTACCCAAGGCAGTCGTCGGCGACCCGCCGGCCCGACTCACTGATCAGCTCGAACCCTACGAGAGCTTCGAGTACAAACCGTTCCCCATCGAGCGAAGCGCGGTCGAAGCGAACGCCGAGCGCCACGAATCGCTCTCGGTGTGGCGGCAATCGGGACTCTCGGGACAGGCGCTCGGAGTGCTCTCGCGGTGGTTTCGCGAGCGCTGA
- a CDS encoding MFS transporter, protein MIYPVLLPSLSENFDLTLTTAGLLVTIIWVTYAIGQVPSGVLADRYGERTILTTGLMIVAGAVSLVVLAPSTWSLFAATGLIGVGLSLYPVARITALSDLYPDRIGRVLGITMAAGDTGQTVLPLIAGVLIGLTWQVGLVFVVPLLVVVAIAVWRVLPSTVSSDTARTELSLQRAKTVLRELYHPTLVIMAIILFLYIGVLQTFSAFYPTYLIHEKGFSSTAASALFSLFFAFGIAAKPLAGVAYDVIGIRRSLPLVLGGAILGFALLPFLTNFWLLAGDTVLISSMLGSGAITQSYLSETIPPEIEGTGLGAVRSSASLLASTGPVLFGAVAERGFFDEGYLALALLMGIVTILTLRLPNQTE, encoded by the coding sequence ATGATCTATCCAGTGTTGTTGCCGTCGTTGAGCGAGAACTTTGATCTTACGCTCACCACTGCTGGCCTGTTAGTAACGATTATCTGGGTCACCTACGCGATCGGTCAGGTCCCAAGTGGCGTTCTGGCTGATCGATACGGTGAGCGGACGATATTGACAACAGGGCTGATGATCGTCGCTGGTGCCGTGTCGTTGGTGGTTCTCGCTCCGTCGACGTGGAGCCTGTTCGCTGCAACCGGACTGATCGGTGTCGGATTGTCTCTGTATCCGGTCGCACGGATTACTGCTCTCTCGGATCTCTACCCTGATCGCATCGGTCGTGTGCTGGGAATAACGATGGCAGCGGGTGACACTGGACAGACAGTCCTCCCGTTGATTGCTGGTGTCCTCATCGGTCTCACATGGCAGGTGGGTCTTGTCTTTGTCGTACCCCTCCTCGTCGTTGTTGCGATCGCTGTCTGGCGAGTTCTTCCATCAACAGTCTCGTCGGACACAGCACGCACGGAACTGTCTCTCCAGCGGGCGAAGACTGTTCTTCGGGAGCTCTACCATCCGACACTGGTGATCATGGCGATTATTCTGTTTTTGTATATCGGTGTTCTACAGACGTTCTCGGCGTTTTATCCCACCTATCTGATCCACGAAAAGGGATTTTCCTCGACGGCAGCAAGCGCGTTGTTCAGTCTGTTTTTCGCGTTCGGGATCGCTGCCAAGCCGCTTGCTGGCGTTGCATACGATGTGATCGGTATTCGGCGCTCACTGCCACTCGTCCTCGGTGGAGCAATCCTCGGATTTGCTCTGCTGCCGTTTCTCACCAATTTTTGGTTGCTCGCAGGGGACACGGTTCTGATCAGTTCGATGCTTGGTTCGGGCGCAATCACTCAGTCGTACCTCTCGGAGACGATTCCACCGGAGATTGAAGGGACTGGACTGGGAGCTGTCCGGTCAAGCGCTTCTTTGTTGGCTTCTACAGGTCCGGTGCTCTTCGGCGCGGTCGCCGAGCGTGGTTTCTTCGACGAGGGCTATCTCGCGTTGGCGCTTCTCATGGGTATCGTCACGATACTCACTCTTCGACTTCCCAATCAAACAGAGTAG
- a CDS encoding D-arabinono-1,4-lactone oxidase, protein MSCRPESYYEPMTEAELRRIVAHHADERTIRVVGSGHSFSPVVPTDDVLLSLGSYTGVTAIDRERRQATVRAGTRLDDLNAELAGHDLALSNMGDVDRQTIAGALATGTHGTGIDLGILATQVVELRLITAEGEVVTLSPTDGDVFRAARLSLGALGVVSEVTLQLDSAYKLRERTRTAPLDAVLDNLEPLRENHRHFEFFWFPHTDTALVKTLDKTRKPETRSLPFTVDERAENLALGGLCRLSNRFSRLSPYCGRVAAGTLTDGETVGPSHEVFPTRRTVRFNETEYGVPADEGAAVVREIRDHIRRAEPTVLFPVEFRCVASDDIPLSPAYGRDSAFIAVHKYHRKPYRSYFDACESIFDAHDGRPHWGKMHSLDTERLRSRYPEWDTFEEVRRSFDHDGAFLNDHLEDLFAP, encoded by the coding sequence GTGTCGTGTCGGCCGGAAAGCTACTACGAGCCGATGACCGAGGCCGAACTCCGGCGTATCGTCGCGCACCACGCCGACGAGCGAACGATTCGTGTCGTGGGGTCGGGCCACTCGTTCTCGCCCGTCGTGCCGACGGACGACGTACTCCTCTCGCTCGGATCGTATACCGGCGTGACGGCCATCGATCGGGAGCGTCGCCAAGCGACCGTCCGGGCGGGCACGCGCCTCGACGATTTGAACGCCGAACTCGCGGGTCACGACCTCGCGCTTTCGAACATGGGCGACGTGGATCGTCAAACGATTGCGGGCGCGCTGGCGACTGGCACCCACGGCACCGGTATCGATCTCGGCATCCTCGCCACGCAGGTCGTCGAATTACGGCTCATCACTGCCGAGGGCGAAGTCGTAACGCTCTCACCCACCGACGGCGACGTGTTCCGGGCCGCACGACTCTCCCTCGGCGCGCTCGGCGTCGTGAGCGAGGTCACCCTTCAGCTCGATTCGGCCTACAAGCTCCGCGAGCGCACGCGAACGGCTCCGCTTGATGCCGTGCTCGACAATCTCGAACCGCTCCGCGAAAACCACCGTCACTTCGAGTTCTTCTGGTTTCCCCACACCGATACCGCGCTCGTCAAGACGCTCGACAAAACTCGAAAGCCGGAAACACGCTCGCTACCGTTCACTGTGGACGAGCGCGCCGAAAACCTCGCGTTGGGCGGACTGTGTCGGTTGTCAAACCGCTTCTCACGTCTCTCACCGTACTGCGGGCGGGTCGCCGCTGGCACCCTCACCGATGGCGAGACGGTTGGCCCGAGCCACGAGGTGTTTCCCACTCGGCGCACAGTTCGGTTCAACGAAACTGAGTACGGTGTTCCGGCTGACGAGGGTGCGGCCGTCGTGCGCGAGATCCGCGACCACATCCGCCGCGCGGAGCCGACAGTGTTGTTTCCGGTCGAGTTTCGGTGCGTCGCTAGCGACGACATTCCTCTGAGTCCCGCTTACGGCCGCGATTCGGCTTTCATCGCTGTCCACAAGTACCACCGCAAGCCCTATCGCTCGTACTTCGACGCCTGCGAATCGATCTTCGACGCGCATGATGGCCGGCCGCACTGGGGGAAAATGCACTCGCTCGACACCGAACGCCTCCGATCGCGCTATCCCGAATGGGACACGTTCGAGGAGGTCCGGCGCTCGTTCGATCACGACGGGGCCTTCCTCAACGACCACCTCGAAGATCTGTTCGCGCCGTAA
- a CDS encoding penicillin acylase family protein codes for MKRRAFLGSAGSIVGAGLLSTGTASAGGNDPLGSVEIRTDEHNVSHLYSDDLYDLVFANGYVQARDRLFEMDALRHVGYGDSAEVIGEAQLQSDIEVRRDLYNEEEIKRQYENASERTQQILEAFADGVNRKMVEMGASAQLPGEFTALAHAPEPWKPEDSIAALSYMIGRFGIGGGTELDNARTLARLRKSFDDDREAYKAFGDRNWLRIRDNHYTSIPKEDLTVDGGEDVLPYDDVSEEQFRYVDAALGAEPWGIEKDFSLDEWLSRDAKGAMSGFKFGSNALIVDGEHTETGKPMLAGGPQMGYFKPPVIHQIGLHGAGFDVTGTGVVGTPGVIIGRTPEFTWTVTSGRDDQVDTIAVDLHPDDKHRYKWNGEWHEMTTETVKHRASIPASIVNGDPDVRIVEQEVARIEEDGAVMPVVAWNPDERVAWCQRTTTRYEELEGAFMWATLGKRDDLDGFKEQISEFPFTFNFHYIDDENISFIHTGKVPDRNSSLDHRLPAPGSAHEWNGMQVGLGLGTHYTNPSRGYVVNWNNGPCAEWRAGDKSRNWGSIHRAELLDQYTQQALDDGPLSLDDVEGVIDSVSIHDAAASYTVPALIKAGKNSDDRQLQAMAAEIETWKETNYEWRDENDNGHYDSGGMAIWEETRRELQSLVFSDELGEQTPSLTFEPPQARHAGDHGNAEQDTVLVDALAGRTTHSWFEDVDERGLSTAERKRRQRSTLTEALQRAGHTLEDRYGSADPANWQRDVRQSTFRSLGGSTQTTIDMINRATYNQAIAMGEGLDGSKHVLAPSNTGYLSFGEVLSTRISGDEPARLTEQLDEYVNFDYIPHPYTRKQVEQLAVKEQTLRTAKTSLNDPIQPSGTLPTDVKRDVVSDMQTEKDGNKSEE; via the coding sequence ATGAAGCGACGAGCGTTTCTGGGTTCGGCTGGATCAATTGTCGGTGCTGGCCTCCTTTCGACAGGAACGGCGAGCGCTGGCGGCAACGATCCACTCGGGAGTGTCGAAATTCGGACGGACGAACACAATGTCAGCCACCTCTACAGCGACGACCTGTACGATCTCGTCTTCGCAAACGGATACGTGCAGGCACGCGACCGACTGTTCGAGATGGATGCGCTCCGGCATGTGGGGTACGGCGACAGCGCAGAGGTGATCGGCGAGGCACAGCTTCAGTCGGATATCGAAGTCCGACGCGACCTCTACAACGAAGAGGAAATCAAGCGTCAGTACGAGAATGCCTCGGAGCGGACTCAACAGATTCTCGAAGCGTTTGCCGACGGCGTCAACCGAAAAATGGTCGAGATGGGCGCATCTGCCCAACTCCCCGGCGAGTTCACCGCTCTCGCACACGCCCCCGAGCCGTGGAAACCCGAAGACTCCATCGCCGCGCTTAGCTATATGATCGGGCGGTTCGGCATCGGTGGCGGGACGGAACTCGACAACGCACGGACGCTCGCCCGCCTCCGGAAATCGTTCGACGACGATCGCGAGGCCTACAAAGCGTTCGGGGACCGCAACTGGCTGCGTATCCGTGATAACCACTACACCTCCATTCCCAAAGAAGACCTTACTGTTGATGGCGGAGAGGACGTACTTCCCTACGACGATGTTTCCGAAGAGCAGTTTCGGTACGTGGATGCTGCACTCGGCGCAGAGCCATGGGGTATCGAGAAGGACTTCTCGCTCGATGAATGGCTCAGTCGGGACGCAAAGGGTGCGATGAGTGGCTTCAAGTTCGGCAGCAACGCGCTCATCGTCGACGGTGAGCATACCGAGACGGGCAAGCCGATGCTCGCCGGCGGCCCGCAGATGGGATACTTCAAGCCGCCGGTCATTCATCAGATCGGACTCCACGGTGCAGGCTTCGACGTGACTGGTACCGGCGTCGTGGGCACCCCGGGTGTCATCATCGGTCGCACACCCGAGTTCACGTGGACGGTCACGAGCGGTCGCGACGATCAGGTCGATACCATCGCTGTCGATCTCCATCCCGACGACAAGCATCGGTACAAATGGAACGGCGAGTGGCACGAGATGACCACGGAGACAGTCAAACATCGCGCATCGATCCCTGCATCCATCGTCAACGGCGATCCCGACGTTCGGATCGTCGAACAGGAAGTCGCTCGAATCGAAGAAGACGGCGCAGTGATGCCCGTGGTGGCGTGGAACCCGGACGAACGGGTTGCGTGGTGTCAACGAACCACGACACGATACGAGGAGCTCGAAGGCGCGTTCATGTGGGCGACCCTCGGTAAGCGAGACGATCTCGACGGGTTCAAAGAACAGATCTCCGAGTTCCCATTCACGTTCAACTTTCACTATATCGACGACGAGAATATCTCCTTCATCCATACGGGGAAGGTGCCCGATCGCAACTCGTCGCTCGATCACCGTCTTCCCGCACCCGGATCGGCCCACGAGTGGAACGGAATGCAGGTCGGACTGGGGCTCGGCACCCACTACACGAATCCGTCGCGTGGCTACGTCGTCAACTGGAACAACGGCCCCTGTGCCGAGTGGCGTGCCGGTGACAAATCCCGCAACTGGGGCTCGATCCATCGGGCCGAACTGCTTGATCAATACACTCAGCAGGCGCTTGACGATGGTCCGCTATCACTCGATGATGTGGAGGGGGTCATCGACAGCGTTTCGATCCACGACGCTGCCGCGTCCTATACTGTCCCAGCACTCATCAAGGCTGGAAAGAACAGCGACGATCGCCAGTTGCAAGCGATGGCCGCGGAGATCGAAACGTGGAAAGAGACGAACTACGAGTGGCGCGACGAGAACGATAACGGCCATTACGATTCGGGCGGAATGGCAATCTGGGAAGAAACTCGACGAGAGCTCCAATCACTCGTGTTCTCGGATGAGCTTGGTGAACAGACGCCCTCACTTACGTTCGAGCCGCCACAGGCACGCCATGCTGGCGATCACGGCAACGCTGAGCAGGACACAGTACTCGTCGATGCACTTGCTGGCCGAACGACACACTCATGGTTCGAAGATGTCGACGAGCGTGGTCTCAGCACGGCCGAACGGAAACGTCGCCAGCGCTCCACGCTTACGGAAGCGCTCCAACGTGCTGGTCACACCCTCGAAGATCGCTATGGAAGCGCCGATCCCGCGAACTGGCAACGCGACGTGCGACAGTCCACGTTTCGGTCGCTCGGTGGCAGCACGCAGACGACCATCGATATGATCAATCGCGCCACGTACAATCAGGCGATCGCGATGGGGGAGGGACTCGATGGATCGAAACACGTTCTTGCCCCGAGCAATACCGGCTATCTTTCGTTTGGAGAGGTGCTATCCACTCGTATTTCGGGTGACGAGCCTGCCCGACTGACTGAACAACTTGATGAGTACGTTAACTTCGACTATATTCCCCATCCTTACACCCGCAAACAGGTCGAACAACTCGCAGTCAAAGAGCAAACCCTGCGGACTGCAAAGACATCGCTCAACGATCCGATCCAACCGAGCGGAACCCTTCCCACTGACGTCAAACGAGACGTAGTCAGTGACATGCAAACTGAGAAAGATGGGAACAAATCTGAAGAGTAG
- a CDS encoding ISH3 family transposase encodes MLELPQPDGFLSAWDVKGVAADVIGELPLPGIEGSPLDPGDIWSVVILASTNQSSIREVCAENHEAPCDDTVFEWLHTLDRGWLEFAANLLFMQLAMTILDPDRSRIVSIDFVDNPYHGTYSDEVGELCRMSPKDGTTTCHRYCTAYLVSNGKPITLAMTYVRSDEKQADAVERVLDRVEAYPFEIELLLADSGFYNERVIRRSREIAATVVPVAEKGDRLEEKLETHKSYMTTYRMYKDSERELRFPLAVSVSYQNGDRGKHGEVVRGYAACDLGDRTPTQVEHCYRKRSAIESSYRLFRSARAVTSTQDPIVRFAFVVVSFLLENLWLVLRWAVVARPRRGGRDLPEEFTFSVFCDWIRHALEEELERRWKIEMNGVGVPDAYTAAAG; translated from the coding sequence GTGTTAGAATTACCGCAACCAGACGGCTTCCTTTCGGCGTGGGATGTCAAAGGTGTAGCGGCGGATGTGATCGGAGAGCTTCCCTTGCCAGGGATCGAGGGCTCGCCCCTCGATCCTGGCGACATCTGGTCCGTCGTTATCCTTGCCAGCACCAATCAGAGCTCCATTCGAGAGGTCTGTGCCGAGAATCACGAGGCTCCCTGTGACGATACTGTCTTCGAGTGGCTCCACACGCTCGATCGAGGCTGGCTCGAATTCGCCGCTAACCTCCTGTTCATGCAGTTGGCTATGACGATCCTCGACCCTGACCGGTCGAGGATCGTCTCCATCGATTTCGTCGATAACCCCTATCACGGCACCTACAGCGACGAGGTAGGCGAACTCTGTCGAATGAGCCCCAAAGACGGTACCACGACCTGCCACCGATACTGCACTGCTTACCTCGTCTCGAACGGGAAACCGATCACGCTCGCGATGACGTACGTCCGCAGCGACGAGAAGCAGGCCGACGCGGTCGAGCGCGTCCTCGACCGCGTCGAGGCCTATCCCTTCGAGATCGAGCTGCTACTGGCTGATTCGGGCTTCTACAACGAGCGCGTCATCCGCCGCTCACGAGAGATCGCCGCGACTGTCGTGCCGGTCGCCGAGAAAGGCGACCGGCTCGAAGAGAAGCTTGAGACGCACAAATCGTACATGACGACCTACCGGATGTACAAGGACAGCGAGCGGGAACTGCGCTTCCCGCTCGCAGTCTCTGTCTCGTATCAGAACGGCGATCGCGGCAAGCATGGTGAAGTGGTCCGAGGGTACGCGGCGTGCGATCTGGGCGATCGCACGCCTACACAGGTCGAACACTGCTACCGAAAGCGGTCAGCGATCGAATCGAGCTACCGTCTGTTTCGGAGTGCACGAGCGGTAACGTCGACGCAAGATCCGATCGTGCGGTTTGCGTTCGTGGTGGTGAGCTTTCTGCTGGAGAACCTGTGGTTGGTGCTACGATGGGCGGTCGTCGCCCGCCCTCGCCGAGGCGGGCGCGACCTGCCCGAGGAGTTCACGTTCTCGGTGTTCTGTGACTGGATTCGACACGCGTTGGAAGAAGAGTTGGAGCGGCGGTGGAAGATCGAGATGAATGGTGTCGGCGTGCCGGACGCATACACCGCGGCCGCGGGCTGA
- a CDS encoding Rid family detoxifying hydrolase, with translation MKRIISTDDAPAAVGAYSQAATNDDLVFTAGQLPFTADGDSLADESIATQTEQSLANIEAVLAEEGLDMDDVVKTTIFLADIDDFDEMNEAYGDVFDDEPPARSAFAVGDLPKGIGVEIEAIASAD, from the coding sequence GTGAAACGAATCATCTCGACCGACGACGCACCGGCGGCCGTCGGCGCATACAGCCAGGCGGCGACGAACGACGACCTCGTCTTCACCGCGGGACAGCTCCCCTTCACCGCCGACGGGGACTCCCTCGCCGACGAATCGATCGCGACCCAGACCGAACAGAGCCTCGCGAATATCGAGGCCGTCCTCGCCGAGGAAGGGCTCGACATGGACGACGTGGTCAAAACCACCATCTTCCTCGCCGACATCGACGACTTCGACGAGATGAACGAAGCCTACGGCGACGTCTTTGACGACGAGCCACCCGCGAGAAGCGCCTTTGCCGTCGGCGATCTCCCGAAAGGCATCGGCGTCGAGATCGAAGCCATCGCCTCGGCGGACTAG